In the Engraulis encrasicolus isolate BLACKSEA-1 unplaced genomic scaffold, IST_EnEncr_1.0 scaffold_86_np1212, whole genome shotgun sequence genome, one interval contains:
- the LOC134444932 gene encoding NLR family CARD domain-containing protein 3-like, whose protein sequence is MLLTNLIQGNLLPSALIWITTRPAASGQIPQKKCVDQATEIRGFNNPQKEEYFGKRISDENLASRVIRHLKSSRSLYIMCHIPVFCWIAAFVAERTSEESDKAEMPRTMTQMYTRFLIIQTSIRKGKYTERKETEKEIIFKLGKLAFQQLEKGNLIFYEEDLREAGIDVTEASVYSGVCTQIFREEKDVYQGRVFSFVHLSIQEFLAALYVFLCFSNRDRNMSDQQQTSQLSDLFRAATLHDLHKTALDLALQSENGHLDLFLRFLLGLSLESNQNLLKRLLPKTSSQSQSSVQTVQFVKEKIRGESSSDRRINLFYCLNELNQHAVVERIDRKEGKLYVEMLLPGEWETVTFTLKMSEEQLDEFDLQKYIETPEEDQTELLSPDDVLQKLVPMVTTSNEVVIV, encoded by the exons ATGTTGCTGACAAACCTCATCCAGGggaatctgcttccctctgctctcatctggatcaccacccgaccagcagcaTCCGGTCAGATCCCTCAGAAGAAATGTGTGGACCAGGCGACAGAAATTAGGGGATTCAACAATCCACAGAAAGAGGAGTACTTCGGGAAGAGAATCAGTGATGAGAATCTGGCCAGCAGAGTCATCAGacacctgaagtcatccaggagcctctacatcatgtgccacattccagtcttctgctggattgcagCCTTTGTTGCAGAGAGAACATCAGAAGAATCAGACAAAGCTGAAATGCCAAGGACTATGACTCAAATGTACACCCGTTTTCTCATCATTCAGACCAGCATTAGAAAGGGCaagtacacagagagaaaagagacagaaaaagagatcattttcaaactggggaaactggcctttcagcagctggagaagggaaacctgatcttctatgaggaagacctgagagaggctggcattgatgtcacagaagcatcagtgtactcaggagtgtgtacccagatcttcagagaggagaaggatgttTACCAGGGAAGAGTGTTCAGCTTTGTGCACCTGAGCATCCAGGAGTTCCTGGCAGCGCTATATGTGTTTCTCTGCTTCagcaacagagacagaaacatgTCTGACCAACAGCAAACCTCTCAGCTCTCCGATCTgttcagagctgcaacacttcatgacctgcacaagactgcattggatctggccttacagagtgagaatggacacctggaccttttcctccgcttccttctgggcctctcactggagtccaatcagaacctCCTAAAGCGCCTACTGCCAAAGACCAGTAGCCAATCACAGAGCTCAGTGCAGACAGTACAGTTTGTCAAAGAGAAGATCAGAGGTGAGAGTAGTTCAGACAGAAGGATCAACCTGTTCTACTGcctgaatgagctgaatcagcatgctgtagtggagcgcattgacaggaaggaaggaaagctgtatgtagagatgctcttaccaggagAGTGGGAGACTGTGACATTTACTCTCAAGATGTCAGAAGAGCAGCTGGATGAGTTTGACCTGCAGAAATACATAGAGACACCAGAGGAAGACCAGACTGAACTCCTCAGCCCTGATGATGTTCTTCAGAAGCTGGTGCCAATGGTCACAACATCCAATGAG GTGGTGATAGTCTAG